A window of Tautonia plasticadhaerens contains these coding sequences:
- a CDS encoding dicarboxylate/amino acid:cation symporter produces MDQADTPPGRRVSFVTCILLAMAAGALLGQFAHAAIGPDPTLAERLAGRLPGSIGPGVLHAWQSLGRFTATLGYLGSLVVDLIKGLAGPLLFFAVVDAFLRTRVRGRNAALMLGISGINAAIAVVIGLTLSNVIRPGRFLRQSAGLGGQGDAADLERFAVGSRPLDFLRDLLGFVPTNPVQPFLESSILSIVILAVLGGMALRRVKDDQIRDGLEQYRGVEDAVAVLYRAIEVALSWVIALVPLAVFGVVARTVAEQGFEPFLGLFAYVGVAVLGLAIQVGIVYQAWVILAARMSVRQFWSGAKEAVAYALGASSSLATLPVTLRCLDRMGASPTAARLSACVGTNFNNDGILLYEAMAVLFVAQAYGLDLSIGQQLVAALSCVVAGIGIAGVPEAGLISLALVLSTVGLPLELLPLLLTVDWALSRCRAMTNVVADILVAVLLDRIGVESEEPATLDTSTAPPESARLVGRPPATPGGDRP; encoded by the coding sequence ATGGACCAAGCAGACACCCCTCCCGGCCGTCGGGTCTCCTTCGTCACCTGCATCCTGCTCGCGATGGCGGCTGGCGCCCTGCTCGGCCAGTTCGCCCACGCGGCAATCGGGCCCGATCCGACGCTGGCGGAGCGCCTTGCGGGTCGATTGCCCGGATCGATCGGCCCCGGGGTACTCCACGCCTGGCAGTCGCTCGGGCGATTCACCGCGACGCTCGGATACCTCGGAAGCCTGGTGGTCGACCTGATCAAGGGGCTGGCGGGCCCCTTGCTCTTCTTCGCCGTCGTCGACGCGTTCCTCCGGACCCGGGTCCGTGGCCGGAACGCGGCGCTGATGCTCGGCATCTCGGGGATCAATGCGGCGATCGCCGTGGTGATTGGCCTGACGCTCTCGAATGTGATCCGGCCCGGCCGATTCCTCCGGCAATCCGCCGGGTTGGGGGGGCAGGGGGATGCGGCCGACCTCGAGCGCTTCGCCGTGGGCAGCCGGCCGCTCGACTTCCTCCGAGACCTGCTCGGGTTCGTTCCGACCAACCCGGTGCAGCCGTTCCTGGAGAGCTCGATCCTCTCGATCGTGATCCTGGCCGTGCTCGGGGGCATGGCACTGCGACGGGTCAAGGACGACCAGATCCGAGACGGCCTGGAGCAGTACAGGGGGGTCGAGGATGCCGTCGCCGTCCTCTATCGGGCCATCGAAGTCGCCCTCTCCTGGGTGATCGCCCTGGTGCCGCTGGCGGTCTTCGGCGTGGTCGCCCGGACCGTGGCCGAGCAGGGGTTCGAGCCGTTCCTCGGGCTCTTCGCCTACGTCGGGGTCGCGGTCCTCGGGCTGGCGATCCAGGTGGGCATCGTCTACCAGGCGTGGGTGATCCTCGCGGCGAGGATGTCAGTCCGCCAATTCTGGTCCGGGGCGAAGGAGGCGGTCGCCTATGCCCTGGGGGCGAGCAGCAGCCTGGCGACGCTCCCGGTCACGCTCCGGTGCCTCGACCGCATGGGGGCCTCGCCGACCGCCGCCCGGCTCTCGGCCTGCGTGGGGACGAATTTCAACAACGACGGCATCCTGCTCTACGAGGCGATGGCCGTCCTGTTCGTCGCGCAGGCGTATGGGCTGGACCTCTCGATCGGTCAACAGCTGGTCGCGGCGCTCTCGTGCGTCGTGGCCGGGATCGGGATCGCGGGCGTGCCGGAGGCGGGGCTGATCTCGCTCGCCCTGGTGCTCTCGACGGTCGGCCTGCCGCTGGAGTTGCTCCCGCTGCTGCTGACGGTCGACTGGGCCCTCTCTCGGTGCCGGGCGATGACCAACGTCGTCGCCGATATCCTCGTCGCCGTCCTGCTGGATCGGATCGGCGTGGAGTCCGAGGAACCGGCCACCCTCGACACCTCGACCGCCCCGCCCGAGTCGGCAAGGCTCGTGGGGCGGCCTCCCGCCACTCCCGGCGGGGACCGCCCCTGA
- a CDS encoding serine/threonine-protein kinase: MDEIIPTQTTQTVTRLGSYRLVEPLGSGGMSSVFRAVHIDSGYEVALKVLPRYLAKNPTLLQRFLREAQSAEALEHQNIVSIYDRGSESGRHYLVLEYVEGSDLHDRVRRFGPMEVPEAMRVVREAALGLRYAWSKGVVHRDIKPANILMARDGAVKLIDLGLALQSEAEDERVTRHGTTVGTVDYMAPEQARDSRGANERSDMYSLGCTSYYLLTGFPPFPGGHIADKLRRHATQPVPDVRQLRPDVPRAVAKLIQRLMAKKPGDRFASYDALLEELDRLEVEDSDEGTGSFEFALIADEDESADFDLGEGARLIEAPSTRDVPPVADPPFGADIQAPSTASYPPTRLPRPEPTSRPEPEPEVRLSELADLLSDEEEPAPRHRSGPSGPAGPPPEPLRRGRGAARPRVAADDAFDPFSDLDEDHPPAGSAAIGSRRSYGQEASVQAWVIGGAVVGLVVALLGFAIISLIRMDWAGGPVADDGPEVRSGTLVEPSLGIDRTGGTGDVGRPSMTHGPPLVG, encoded by the coding sequence ATGGATGAGATCATCCCGACACAGACGACCCAGACCGTCACGCGGCTGGGGAGCTATCGACTCGTCGAGCCGCTCGGCTCGGGGGGGATGAGCTCGGTCTTCCGGGCGGTCCACATCGACAGCGGGTACGAGGTCGCCCTCAAGGTCCTGCCCCGCTACCTCGCCAAGAATCCGACCCTCCTGCAGCGGTTCCTCCGAGAGGCCCAGAGTGCGGAGGCGCTGGAGCACCAGAACATCGTCTCGATCTACGATCGGGGGTCGGAGAGCGGCCGGCACTACCTGGTGCTCGAATATGTCGAGGGCTCGGACCTGCACGACCGGGTCCGCCGATTCGGCCCGATGGAAGTGCCCGAGGCGATGAGGGTCGTCCGAGAGGCGGCGCTCGGGCTCCGGTACGCCTGGAGCAAGGGGGTCGTCCACCGGGATATCAAGCCGGCCAACATCCTGATGGCCCGCGACGGCGCGGTCAAGTTGATCGACCTGGGCCTGGCCCTCCAGAGCGAGGCGGAGGACGAACGCGTCACCCGGCACGGCACGACCGTCGGCACCGTGGACTACATGGCCCCCGAGCAGGCCAGGGACAGCCGGGGGGCCAACGAGCGGAGCGACATGTACTCCCTCGGGTGCACCTCGTATTACCTCTTGACCGGCTTCCCCCCGTTCCCCGGCGGGCACATCGCCGACAAGCTCCGGCGCCACGCGACCCAGCCAGTCCCGGACGTCCGCCAGCTCCGGCCGGACGTCCCCCGGGCCGTCGCCAAGCTCATCCAGCGATTGATGGCCAAGAAGCCCGGCGACCGATTCGCCAGCTACGACGCCCTGCTCGAGGAGCTCGACCGGCTGGAGGTCGAGGACTCGGACGAGGGGACCGGCTCGTTCGAATTCGCCCTGATCGCCGACGAGGACGAGTCCGCCGACTTCGACCTCGGGGAAGGCGCCCGGCTCATCGAGGCCCCCTCGACCCGGGACGTCCCCCCGGTGGCCGATCCCCCCTTCGGGGCCGACATCCAGGCCCCGTCGACCGCCTCCTACCCCCCGACCCGGTTGCCGAGGCCGGAGCCCACGTCCCGGCCCGAGCCCGAGCCCGAGGTGAGGCTTTCGGAGCTGGCCGACCTCCTCTCGGACGAGGAAGAACCGGCCCCCCGACACCGATCGGGCCCGTCGGGCCCGGCGGGGCCTCCCCCAGAGCCGCTCCGCCGGGGTCGAGGCGCCGCGAGGCCCCGAGTTGCGGCGGACGACGCGTTCGACCCGTTCTCCGATCTCGACGAGGATCACCCCCCGGCCGGATCGGCCGCGATCGGTTCCCGGCGATCCTACGGTCAGGAGGCATCGGTCCAGGCCTGGGTGATCGGCGGGGCCGTCGTGGGCCTGGTGGTCGCCCTTCTCGGCTTCGCGATCATCAGCTTGATTCGCATGGACTGGGCCGGCGGCCCTGTCGCGGATGACGGCCCGGAGGTCCGGTCGGGGACGCTGGTCGAACCGTCCCTCGGGATCGACCGAACCGGGGGGACCGGTGACGTAGGGAGGCCGTCCATGACCCACGGCCCCCCGCTCGTCGGCTGA
- a CDS encoding 3-ketoacyl-ACP reductase codes for MMESRVAVVTGGGRGIGRGIVSSLAADGLAVVVNYRSDASAAEEACRLAESAGSPKAMAVRADVADLDQGRALIDRTLEAFGRLDLLVNNAGVAPDRRLDILETTPESWDRVLGINLRGPFFLSQYAASAMLDRALPGGPVPPTIVFVTSISSEFASVNRPEYCVSKAGMSMVAQLFAARLAEQGVRVYEVRPGIIATDMTAGVREAYDLRIADGLSPIRRWGTPEDVGKAVSAVASGLLGFSTGQVLYVDGGLNLRRL; via the coding sequence ATGATGGAGTCTCGCGTCGCGGTCGTCACCGGGGGGGGGCGGGGGATCGGCCGGGGGATCGTCTCGTCCCTCGCGGCCGACGGACTCGCCGTGGTCGTCAATTATCGCTCGGACGCCTCGGCCGCTGAGGAGGCGTGTCGGCTCGCCGAGTCGGCGGGTTCCCCGAAGGCGATGGCCGTTCGGGCCGATGTGGCGGACCTGGACCAGGGACGGGCCCTGATCGATCGCACCCTCGAGGCCTTCGGGCGGCTCGACCTGCTGGTCAACAACGCCGGTGTCGCACCCGATCGACGCCTCGACATTCTGGAGACCACCCCGGAGAGCTGGGACCGCGTCCTGGGGATCAACCTCCGGGGGCCATTCTTCCTCTCGCAGTACGCGGCCTCGGCCATGCTCGATCGGGCCCTCCCGGGAGGCCCGGTGCCGCCGACCATCGTCTTCGTCACCTCGATCTCCAGCGAATTCGCCAGCGTCAACCGGCCGGAATATTGCGTCTCGAAGGCGGGGATGAGCATGGTCGCCCAGCTCTTCGCGGCGCGGTTGGCGGAGCAGGGGGTCCGGGTCTACGAGGTCCGTCCGGGGATCATCGCCACCGACATGACGGCAGGGGTTCGGGAGGCGTATGATCTCCGGATCGCCGACGGGCTGAGCCCGATCCGACGATGGGGGACCCCCGAGGACGTCGGCAAGGCCGTGTCGGCGGTCGCCTCCGGCTTGCTTGGCTTTTCCACCGGCCAGGTGCTCTACGTCGACGGCGGGTTGAACCTGCGGAGGCTCTGA
- a CDS encoding DJ-1/PfpI family protein, with protein sequence MKRILILTGDAGEAQEIYYAKFRLEEEGWRVEIIAPERRSFLSVVHDFEPGFDTYTEKPGYRVSADLGLEECDPTGYDGLVLPGGRAPEYLRNKPKAVAIVAHFLEAGKPIAANCHGPLLLFAAGYGEGRTLTCYPDLAPDVRSAGGEFVDRDVVVSGPVVSVRGWSDNGPWMREFVRVLKAR encoded by the coding sequence ATGAAACGCATCCTGATCCTGACCGGCGACGCCGGAGAGGCCCAGGAAATCTATTACGCCAAGTTCCGCCTCGAGGAGGAGGGCTGGCGCGTGGAGATCATCGCCCCGGAGCGTCGCAGCTTCCTCTCGGTCGTGCATGACTTCGAGCCGGGATTCGACACCTACACGGAGAAGCCCGGATACCGGGTCTCGGCCGACCTAGGGCTCGAAGAGTGCGATCCCACCGGCTACGACGGGCTGGTGCTCCCGGGAGGCCGGGCGCCGGAGTACCTCCGGAACAAACCGAAGGCGGTCGCCATCGTCGCGCACTTCCTGGAGGCCGGCAAGCCGATCGCGGCGAACTGCCACGGCCCCTTGCTCCTCTTCGCCGCCGGCTACGGCGAGGGCCGGACGTTGACCTGCTATCCCGACCTTGCCCCCGACGTCCGATCGGCGGGAGGTGAGTTCGTCGACCGGGACGTGGTCGTCTCCGGTCCAGTGGTGTCCGTACGGGGATGGTCGGACAATGGGCCCTGGATGCGAGAGTTCGTCCGTGTCCTCAAGGCGAGGTGA
- a CDS encoding nicotinate phosphoribosyltransferase, with protein MPAAPFVSLWPDPESLGTLTDLYELTMMAGYAAEGMAEIPATFELFVRNLPQNRAYLVFAGLEQAIEGLLRLRFSEEQVNWLRAHPSFSGIDDGWFDHLRSLRFAGDVWAIPEGTVAFPGEPLVRVEAPIEQAQWVETFLINAIAYPTMVASKAARVIEAASGRSVVEFGARRGHGPMAPLLAARSAYIAGFDGTSHVEAARRLGIPAVGTMAHSWVQSFGDECAAFEAFSRHFGGTATMLVDTYETLGGVRRAAAIEPPIQGVRLDSGDLLQLSRGARAILDASDRAGVRIVASGDLDEWAIARLVQNDAPIDVFGVGTEVITSRDAPSIGMVYKLVAIDGEGRIKLSKDKASVPLAKQVFRRRDERGLLLGDLVARCDETHPGEPLLAQVVRDGSLVRGMPRLDVIRAHRAEQVAALPEGMRELDPVPLAPVSMSDALRLEAERLRRSLSGDDRSRAT; from the coding sequence ATGCCCGCCGCCCCGTTCGTTTCGCTCTGGCCGGACCCCGAGTCGCTCGGGACGCTGACCGACCTCTACGAGCTGACCATGATGGCCGGCTACGCGGCCGAGGGCATGGCGGAGATCCCGGCGACGTTCGAGCTGTTCGTCCGCAACCTCCCGCAGAACCGGGCCTACCTCGTCTTCGCGGGGCTGGAGCAGGCGATCGAGGGGCTACTCCGGTTGCGGTTCTCGGAGGAACAGGTCAACTGGCTCCGGGCCCATCCCTCGTTCTCCGGCATCGATGACGGCTGGTTCGACCACCTCCGTTCGCTCCGGTTCGCCGGGGACGTCTGGGCGATTCCCGAGGGGACCGTCGCCTTCCCCGGCGAGCCCCTAGTCAGGGTCGAAGCGCCGATCGAGCAGGCGCAATGGGTCGAAACCTTCCTGATCAACGCGATCGCCTACCCGACCATGGTCGCCTCGAAGGCGGCCCGGGTGATCGAGGCCGCCTCGGGGCGGTCCGTGGTGGAGTTCGGCGCCCGTCGCGGCCACGGGCCGATGGCCCCGCTCCTGGCCGCCCGATCGGCTTACATCGCGGGGTTCGACGGGACCAGTCACGTCGAGGCCGCCCGGCGGCTGGGAATCCCCGCCGTCGGCACGATGGCCCATTCCTGGGTCCAGTCCTTCGGCGACGAGTGCGCCGCCTTCGAGGCATTCTCCCGCCACTTCGGCGGCACCGCCACGATGCTGGTCGACACGTACGAGACGCTGGGGGGCGTCCGCCGGGCCGCGGCGATCGAGCCGCCGATTCAGGGGGTCCGGCTCGACAGCGGGGACCTGCTGCAGCTCTCCCGGGGGGCGAGGGCGATCCTCGACGCCTCGGATCGGGCCGGGGTCCGGATCGTCGCGAGCGGCGACCTCGACGAGTGGGCCATCGCCCGCCTCGTCCAGAACGATGCGCCGATCGACGTCTTCGGGGTCGGGACCGAGGTGATCACCAGCCGGGATGCCCCCTCGATCGGCATGGTCTACAAGCTCGTGGCGATCGACGGGGAGGGCCGGATCAAGCTGAGCAAGGACAAGGCCAGCGTCCCCCTGGCCAAGCAGGTCTTCCGACGTCGGGACGAACGGGGCCTCCTCCTCGGCGACCTCGTCGCACGATGCGACGAGACGCACCCGGGGGAGCCGCTTCTGGCCCAGGTCGTCCGCGACGGGTCGCTCGTCAGGGGAATGCCCCGGCTCGACGTAATCCGCGCCCATCGCGCCGAGCAAGTCGCCGCGCTACCCGAGGGGATGCGGGAGCTGGACCCGGTGCCGCTCGCCCCGGTCTCGATGAGCGACGCGCTCCGCCTCGAAGCGGAGCGACTCCGCCGGTCGTTGAGCGGAGACGACCGGTCGAGAGCCACTTGA
- a CDS encoding RNA polymerase sigma factor, which produces MTPDHATTDRLTELQTDWRLVRSAHEPGPEGQAAMRDLIGRYHDAVERYLRLKLRDRNLADEVLQEFWIKLLNHKLAGADNSKGRFRDYLRTVLHRLIIDHFRGRKLQPLPPGDLSDPNVPDLEYDRVWREVVINRVISRLETYEASTPKNRYARVLNLRMSSPEASIDELTEELARRTGEHLTPEAFRKTLQRARAKFLELLIQELREGMANPTPDEIEEEINELGLGALYRRYSDDAPV; this is translated from the coding sequence GTGACGCCAGACCACGCGACCACCGACCGGCTGACCGAACTCCAGACCGACTGGCGTCTGGTCCGATCGGCCCACGAGCCCGGGCCTGAAGGCCAGGCGGCGATGCGGGACCTGATCGGCCGCTATCACGATGCCGTGGAGCGCTACCTCCGCCTCAAGCTCCGGGACCGCAACCTCGCCGATGAAGTGCTCCAGGAATTCTGGATCAAGCTGCTCAACCACAAGCTGGCCGGGGCGGACAACTCCAAGGGCCGCTTCCGGGACTACCTCCGCACCGTCCTGCACCGCCTGATCATCGACCACTTCCGGGGTCGGAAGCTCCAGCCGCTGCCGCCCGGCGACCTCTCCGACCCGAACGTCCCGGACCTGGAGTACGACCGGGTCTGGAGGGAGGTCGTCATCAACCGCGTGATCTCCCGGTTGGAGACCTACGAGGCGAGCACCCCGAAGAACCGGTACGCCCGGGTCCTGAATTTGCGAATGTCCTCCCCCGAAGCCTCGATCGACGAGTTGACCGAAGAACTCGCGAGGCGGACGGGCGAACATCTCACCCCCGAGGCGTTCCGAAAGACGCTCCAGCGGGCCCGGGCGAAGTTCCTGGAGTTACTGATCCAGGAGCTTCGCGAGGGGATGGCCAACCCGACCCCGGACGAAATCGAGGAGGAGATCAACGAACTGGGCCTGGGGGCCCTCTACCGCCGGTACTCCGACGACGCCCCGGTGTGA
- a CDS encoding ParA family protein, translating to MAKIISVANQKGGVGKTTTAINLAAGLAKAGRSALVIDVDPQCNATSGLGVEPARRHPLLAGKPLAETVVMTGQEGLSVLPGSQSLADADALSASNRQRASELRQQLTTELSTYDYILIDCPPSLGQLTRASLGASAEVYIPIQCEYFAMEGLSQIIELARQTKARDNRRLEIGGIVLTMHDPELELANEVANEVRGYFDDAVFDTVIPRDVSISEAPSHGLSVLDYAPRARGARAYVELTLEVIDRD from the coding sequence GTGGCCAAGATCATCAGCGTGGCCAACCAGAAGGGCGGGGTCGGCAAGACGACCACCGCAATCAACCTGGCGGCCGGGCTGGCCAAGGCGGGCAGGTCGGCGCTGGTCATCGACGTCGACCCGCAGTGCAACGCCACGAGCGGCCTGGGCGTCGAGCCCGCCCGGAGGCACCCGCTGCTGGCGGGCAAGCCGCTGGCCGAGACGGTCGTGATGACCGGCCAGGAGGGGCTCTCGGTCCTGCCAGGGTCGCAGAGCCTGGCCGACGCCGACGCCCTCTCGGCCTCGAACCGCCAGCGGGCGTCGGAGCTGAGGCAGCAGCTCACCACCGAGCTTTCCACCTACGACTACATCCTGATCGACTGCCCGCCGTCGCTCGGGCAGCTCACCCGGGCGAGCCTGGGGGCGTCGGCCGAGGTCTACATCCCGATCCAGTGCGAATACTTCGCGATGGAGGGGCTCTCGCAGATCATCGAGCTGGCGCGCCAGACCAAGGCCCGGGACAATCGGCGGCTGGAGATCGGCGGCATCGTGCTCACCATGCACGACCCCGAGCTGGAGCTGGCCAACGAGGTCGCCAACGAGGTGCGCGGCTACTTCGACGACGCCGTGTTCGACACGGTGATCCCGCGTGACGTGTCCATCAGCGAGGCGCCCAGCCACGGCCTGAGCGTCCTCGATTACGCGCCTCGGGCCAGGGGGGCCCGGGCCTACGTCGAGCTGACATTGGAGGTCATCGATCGTGACTAA
- a CDS encoding histone deacetylase family protein, with translation MVMVRLSSDSRMLDHAPPIGHPESPERLATVIRHLERTSLRDACPSGTVREATDEELFRVHDVGYVDSLSRFESVGGGRIESDTWLGPGSLLAARLAAGAAIEAVSAVIDGPQKVAFCAVRPPGHHARPAAAMGFCLFGTVAAAASHAIESRGLGRVLVVDWDVHHGNGTQEMFYADGRVAFLSLHRHPFYPGTGMKDETGTGRGLGWTRNLPTSYGTPRREILDRFVSELNELADVTRPELVLISAGFDAHANDPVGDLGLETEDFETLTHAVQEVADTHAGGRIVSVLEGGYHPATLSQCVEAHLRALGADTP, from the coding sequence ATGGTGATGGTCCGCCTCTCCAGCGACTCCCGGATGCTCGACCACGCGCCGCCGATCGGCCACCCGGAATCCCCGGAGCGGCTGGCGACCGTAATCCGGCATCTGGAGCGGACGAGCCTCCGAGACGCCTGTCCCTCCGGGACCGTCCGCGAGGCGACGGACGAGGAACTCTTCCGGGTCCACGACGTTGGATACGTCGACTCGCTCTCCCGGTTCGAGTCGGTCGGCGGGGGCCGGATCGAGTCGGATACGTGGCTCGGCCCCGGATCCCTCCTGGCGGCGAGGCTGGCCGCCGGGGCGGCCATCGAGGCCGTCTCCGCCGTGATCGACGGGCCTCAGAAGGTCGCCTTCTGTGCCGTCAGGCCGCCGGGGCACCACGCCAGGCCCGCGGCCGCGATGGGCTTCTGCCTGTTCGGGACCGTCGCCGCCGCGGCCTCGCACGCGATCGAGAGCAGGGGGCTGGGACGGGTCCTCGTCGTCGACTGGGACGTCCACCACGGCAACGGGACCCAGGAGATGTTCTACGCCGACGGCCGAGTCGCCTTCCTCTCCCTGCACCGCCATCCGTTCTATCCCGGGACGGGGATGAAGGACGAGACGGGGACCGGCCGGGGCCTGGGATGGACCAGGAACCTGCCGACCTCATACGGCACCCCCCGTCGGGAGATCCTCGATCGGTTCGTCTCCGAGTTGAATGAACTGGCCGACGTCACCCGGCCCGAACTCGTGCTCATCAGCGCGGGGTTCGACGCGCACGCCAACGACCCCGTCGGCGACCTCGGGCTCGAGACCGAAGACTTCGAGACGCTCACGCACGCCGTCCAGGAGGTCGCCGACACCCACGCCGGGGGCCGGATCGTGAGCGTCCTCGAGGGCGGCTACCACCCGGCGACCCTGTCCCAGTGCGTCGAGGCCCATCTCCGGGCGCTGGGCGCGGACACCCCCTGA
- a CDS encoding ArnT family glycosyltransferase, with protein MENVTPSGRFGRETIWVLAMTLLGSGLRLKGLGTLGLDHFDEGIYAQAATWIFAEGGLLAIDLGLVPYAPPGYPVLVGLAYAAIGVSGTAAILVSILAGVLTIPALAWMSRHAFGPGAGAATAALAAMAGPHVVFSRTGLTDATFLLSWSLGMIAGARFLERPGARRAAWFGLLVGLAQLVKYNGWMVGAIVATAVGVGAIRPGSGRTSAPRALGYGLLSATVAALVYAPWFLFVERTTGYAGLLAHHRSYVDGIPGWWPNWQQHMAQAQSLGGRLRGVVSWLSLSIGLAWVGSAIGQGGSTRSWGRFRRPGPVVALALAAASIAAAPANLTWWAALAWSPVLLADRRPSARLAGTWFLAMAASTPLYHPYARLWLPTLAASWVVSGGLIASILRQLHGDAEGLDVAREVSRRPAPLAVAAVASVIMAFIGPWLLPDRVRWFPDPLARSDGIRTLSERLRLTAPPGGPKVSRFHLYARPPLRFYLLQSGMPVSTHVDLESLRSTPAGVTEFAVIDSGMGVERSGALREGSSWGLAQPEAEYPASIAALLDARPEQVYDASMPHLGRADSGLAQRAPPGSGLAGTGMFWLFEAR; from the coding sequence ATGGAGAACGTCACGCCTTCGGGACGCTTCGGCCGGGAGACGATCTGGGTCCTCGCCATGACCCTCCTCGGCTCCGGTCTCCGGCTCAAGGGGCTGGGGACGCTGGGGCTCGACCACTTCGACGAGGGGATCTACGCCCAGGCGGCGACCTGGATCTTCGCCGAGGGCGGGCTGCTGGCGATCGACCTGGGGCTCGTCCCATACGCCCCCCCCGGCTATCCGGTGCTCGTCGGTCTGGCCTACGCGGCGATCGGGGTCTCGGGGACCGCGGCGATCCTGGTGTCGATCCTGGCCGGGGTGCTCACGATCCCCGCCCTCGCCTGGATGTCGCGTCACGCCTTCGGTCCCGGGGCGGGGGCCGCGACCGCCGCCCTGGCGGCGATGGCGGGACCCCATGTCGTCTTCTCCCGGACCGGGCTGACCGATGCGACGTTCCTGCTCAGCTGGTCGCTGGGGATGATCGCAGGCGCCAGGTTCCTCGAGCGTCCGGGGGCGAGGCGGGCGGCGTGGTTCGGCCTGCTCGTCGGCCTGGCGCAGCTCGTCAAGTACAACGGCTGGATGGTCGGGGCGATCGTGGCCACGGCGGTCGGCGTGGGCGCGATCCGGCCGGGGAGCGGTCGGACTTCCGCGCCGAGGGCTCTGGGGTACGGGCTGCTCTCGGCCACGGTGGCGGCGCTCGTCTACGCACCCTGGTTCCTCTTCGTCGAGCGGACGACCGGGTACGCGGGGTTGTTGGCCCATCACCGGAGCTACGTCGATGGGATTCCGGGGTGGTGGCCGAACTGGCAGCAGCACATGGCACAGGCCCAGTCGCTGGGGGGTCGGCTCCGGGGTGTGGTGTCGTGGCTGTCACTCTCGATCGGCCTGGCCTGGGTCGGATCGGCAATCGGGCAGGGGGGATCGACCCGATCATGGGGGCGGTTCCGCCGGCCCGGCCCGGTCGTCGCCCTGGCCCTGGCGGCCGCCTCGATCGCCGCCGCCCCCGCGAACCTGACCTGGTGGGCGGCGCTGGCGTGGTCTCCGGTGCTGCTGGCAGATCGTCGCCCCTCGGCCAGGTTGGCGGGCACGTGGTTCCTGGCGATGGCCGCCTCGACCCCGCTTTACCACCCATACGCGAGGCTCTGGCTGCCGACGCTCGCGGCGAGTTGGGTCGTCTCGGGCGGGCTGATCGCCTCGATCCTGCGGCAACTCCACGGCGACGCCGAAGGGCTGGATGTCGCTCGGGAGGTGAGTCGGCGACCGGCACCGCTCGCGGTCGCCGCAGTGGCCTCGGTGATAATGGCGTTCATCGGCCCGTGGCTCTTGCCGGACCGGGTGCGTTGGTTCCCGGATCCGCTCGCGCGGAGCGACGGGATCCGGACCCTCTCGGAGCGACTCCGCCTGACGGCGCCACCGGGGGGACCGAAGGTGTCCCGATTCCACCTGTATGCACGGCCGCCGCTGCGGTTCTACCTCCTGCAGTCGGGGATGCCGGTCTCGACCCACGTCGACCTCGAATCGCTCCGCTCAACTCCGGCGGGCGTCACGGAGTTCGCCGTGATCGATTCGGGGATGGGGGTGGAGCGGTCGGGAGCCCTGCGTGAGGGCTCGTCCTGGGGGCTCGCACAGCCCGAGGCGGAATACCCCGCATCGATCGCGGCCCTGCTCGATGCCCGGCCCGAGCAGGTGTACGACGCCTCGATGCCCCACCTCGGGAGAGCGGATTCCGGGCTCGCCCAGCGTGCTCCTCCCGGGTCGGGGCTGGCGGGGACCGGGATGTTCTGGTTGTTTGAGGCCCGGTGA
- the csrA gene encoding carbon storage regulator CsrA, whose protein sequence is MLVLSRKKNESIIINDHIVVTVVEIRGDKVRLGIEAPKDVSVHRREVYEAIQNQAEHRPASRLYEDD, encoded by the coding sequence ATGCTGGTCCTTTCCCGGAAGAAGAACGAGAGCATCATCATCAATGACCACATCGTCGTGACGGTGGTCGAGATTCGAGGCGACAAGGTCCGCCTCGGGATCGAGGCGCCCAAGGACGTGAGCGTCCATCGGCGAGAGGTCTACGAGGCGATCCAGAATCAGGCTGAACACCGGCCCGCCTCCCGGCTTTACGAGGACGACTGA